One window from the genome of Lentibacillus daqui encodes:
- the fdrA gene encoding acyl-CoA synthetase FdrA, with protein sequence MRYVTDEGIGGKNLLYTVIKKNLYQDSVNLMLLTNYLSEMDNINQVSIMMGTPANKDIFRGSGLYTPELDTANPNDLCIVADASDKEMVDQLILEVDSFLANQSSTSKEKSISVVRTWEMAENKLPNADLAVISIAGEYAASEANKALDRNLHVFLFSDNVSLDDELQLKRRAEEKGLLVMGPDCGTGIFSGVPIAFANVIEEGNIGVVGASGTGIQEVTSIIGRLGGGISHAIGTGGRDLSAEIGGITTIRGLQMLNADPETDVIVFISKPPAPEIREKVIEEFKKLHKPVVAVFMGDRPQKQHDNVYYTWTLRDTALKALELAEKNQTTADQLVADHKELRDMKKNPEQLHVKGFYCGGTLALEAAMILREAFDLHAVNEHPEGIMLDDQGFEVIDFGDDAYTKGRAHPMIDPTYRMEKVKEAAADPKTAIILLDNVIGYGAHDNVAGILAPVIQKAKAERNIIFITSVTGTGLDPQVYEDQVKKLKESGAIVADSNAQATALAVEIVNYLIGEERPAANKDESREGTITNLISAKPNVINIGLSSFAEAIEKHGGQVVQYQWAPIAGGNKHFAKILELLK encoded by the coding sequence ATGAGGTATGTAACAGATGAAGGTATTGGAGGGAAGAATTTGCTTTATACCGTAATTAAAAAAAATCTGTATCAAGATTCCGTCAATCTTATGTTACTTACAAACTATTTATCCGAAATGGACAATATTAATCAAGTTTCTATCATGATGGGAACACCAGCCAACAAAGATATTTTTAGAGGATCAGGACTCTATACGCCGGAACTGGATACGGCAAATCCAAACGATTTATGTATTGTTGCCGATGCATCAGATAAGGAAATGGTTGATCAACTTATCCTGGAAGTCGATAGTTTCCTCGCGAATCAATCATCAACATCAAAAGAGAAATCTATTTCTGTTGTTCGAACGTGGGAAATGGCTGAAAATAAATTGCCAAATGCAGATTTGGCAGTCATTTCAATTGCTGGTGAATATGCAGCATCCGAGGCAAACAAAGCACTTGATCGGAATCTTCATGTGTTTTTGTTCAGTGATAATGTCAGTTTGGATGATGAATTGCAGCTAAAGAGGCGAGCAGAAGAAAAGGGGCTGCTCGTGATGGGGCCGGACTGTGGTACTGGAATATTTAGTGGAGTCCCAATCGCATTTGCAAATGTGATTGAAGAAGGCAACATTGGCGTTGTTGGAGCATCCGGTACAGGTATTCAAGAAGTAACATCGATCATTGGAAGACTTGGTGGGGGCATCTCTCATGCAATAGGAACCGGCGGGAGGGATCTGTCAGCAGAAATAGGTGGGATTACTACTATAAGAGGGTTGCAAATGTTAAACGCCGATCCAGAAACAGATGTCATTGTGTTTATTTCCAAACCGCCGGCACCTGAAATACGTGAAAAGGTTATCGAGGAATTTAAAAAACTCCATAAACCGGTTGTTGCTGTCTTTATGGGTGATAGACCCCAAAAACAGCATGATAACGTCTATTACACATGGACTTTACGAGATACGGCTTTAAAAGCTTTAGAACTTGCAGAAAAAAATCAAACAACTGCTGACCAACTTGTCGCAGATCATAAAGAATTGAGAGACATGAAGAAAAATCCAGAACAACTTCATGTAAAAGGATTTTACTGTGGTGGTACGCTGGCACTTGAAGCAGCAATGATCCTCCGAGAGGCGTTCGATCTTCATGCGGTAAATGAACACCCGGAAGGCATCATGTTGGACGATCAAGGATTTGAAGTCATTGATTTCGGCGATGATGCCTATACAAAAGGGCGAGCACATCCAATGATCGATCCAACATACCGAATGGAAAAAGTAAAAGAGGCAGCTGCTGACCCGAAAACAGCAATTATTTTACTAGATAATGTAATTGGATATGGCGCTCATGATAATGTCGCTGGAATATTAGCACCAGTAATCCAAAAGGCAAAAGCTGAACGCAATATAATCTTCATTACTTCTGTAACCGGGACAGGACTTGATCCGCAAGTTTACGAGGACCAGGTAAAAAAATTGAAGGAGTCAGGTGCGATTGTTGCTGATAGTAACGCACAGGCAACAGCATTGGCAGTTGAAATCGTGAATTATTTAATTGGGGAAGAACGACCAGCAGCCAATAAAGATGAATCTCGGGAAGGCACAATTACAAACCTGATTTCGGCTAAACCAAATGTAATAAATATTGGCTTGTCCAGTTTTGCAGAAGCAATTGAAAAGCATGGCGGTCAGGTTGTCCAGTATCAATGGGCACCAATCGCCGGTGGAAATAAACACTTTGCCAAGATATTAGAATTACTCAAATAG
- the allC gene encoding allantoate deiminase → MKTRIYEDLGRECQNKLEWLADMSRDPGGGVSRLLYSAEWVETQQALKTLFNQEGLKTYFDEIGNLFGRLEGKNTNDETILTGSHIDTVKNGGMYDGQFGIVAGFMAIKYLQENFGRPYRNIEVVSLAEEEGSRFPFTFWGSKNIAGTVNAAEVNELKDAKGNVFGDVIKQAGFDYKPIDKTRDDLKAFIEVHVEQGNILETEKVPVGIVQHITGQRRFTISVKGQANHAGTTPMGYRKDAMNIAARMITAINDLAVAYGDPMVATIGSIALEPNTVNVVPGKATFTIDVRHTQKEILVQFTDDLRARLNAIAEQFGAELEIDMYMDADPVAMDPGIVRVIRNTCDKNKMNYKMMHSGAGHDSQIMAQAMPTAMIFVPSRNGISHSPDEFTDVKDLAEGVKALIGTLYELGYQK, encoded by the coding sequence ATGAAAACAAGGATATATGAAGATTTAGGCAGGGAATGCCAAAATAAACTCGAGTGGCTGGCAGATATGAGCCGTGATCCCGGAGGCGGTGTTTCGAGACTACTATATAGTGCGGAATGGGTAGAAACACAACAAGCGTTAAAAACATTGTTTAATCAGGAAGGTTTGAAGACATATTTCGATGAGATAGGAAACTTGTTTGGAAGATTGGAAGGTAAAAACACCAACGATGAGACCATATTAACAGGTTCGCATATTGATACTGTTAAAAACGGCGGGATGTATGATGGACAGTTTGGTATCGTAGCAGGTTTTATGGCAATTAAATATTTACAAGAAAACTTTGGAAGGCCATACCGCAACATAGAAGTTGTTTCATTGGCCGAGGAAGAAGGAAGCCGTTTTCCCTTTACCTTTTGGGGTTCGAAAAATATCGCCGGAACGGTAAATGCTGCAGAGGTAAATGAACTCAAAGATGCAAAAGGTAATGTATTCGGAGACGTGATCAAACAAGCAGGCTTTGACTATAAACCAATTGATAAGACACGTGATGACCTAAAAGCATTTATTGAAGTTCACGTAGAGCAGGGTAATATTCTGGAAACAGAAAAAGTACCGGTGGGGATCGTCCAGCATATTACCGGCCAGCGCAGATTTACAATTTCCGTCAAGGGACAGGCGAATCATGCCGGAACAACGCCAATGGGTTATCGTAAAGATGCAATGAATATAGCTGCCCGAATGATAACGGCAATTAATGATTTAGCTGTTGCCTACGGTGATCCAATGGTGGCAACCATTGGAAGTATTGCGCTTGAACCAAATACGGTAAATGTTGTTCCAGGAAAAGCAACATTTACGATCGATGTACGACATACGCAAAAAGAAATATTGGTTCAATTTACTGATGATTTACGCGCCAGATTAAATGCTATTGCAGAACAGTTTGGTGCAGAACTTGAAATAGACATGTATATGGATGCCGATCCTGTGGCAATGGACCCGGGAATTGTCCGTGTTATCAGAAACACGTGCGATAAAAATAAGATGAATTACAAGATGATGCACAGCGGTGCCGGACATGACTCGCAAATAATGGCCCAGGCAATGCCAACTGCGATGATTTTTGTGCCAAGCCGAAATGGTATCAGCCACTCACCAGATGAATTCACTGATGTAAAGGATCTGGCTGAAGGTGTAAAAGCATTGATTGGCACACTTTATGAACTCGGTTATCAAAAATGA
- the allE gene encoding (S)-ureidoglycine aminohydrolase: MGYPTDILSSRAIIEPFKFALIPPEGRVHNVVPGFENCTMSILGSPKLGATFVDYIITLHEGGGNKQGFGGQEDIETFVYVFEGKIKAFADSEEFILESGGYLYCPPSVPLFLENIQNGDAKLFLYKQKHKSLEGHMPWVVSGNSHDIEAIDYEGMSNMRLQDLLPADLAFDMNFHILTFDPAGCHPFIETHVQQHGAYLMSGEGVYNLDNRWIPVKKDDYIYMAPYCLQATYAVGREKMSYLYSKDCNRDEDL, translated from the coding sequence ATGGGATATCCAACAGATATATTGTCAAGCAGAGCAATTATTGAGCCTTTCAAATTTGCGCTTATTCCACCTGAAGGCCGTGTACACAACGTTGTACCAGGATTTGAGAATTGTACGATGAGCATTTTGGGTTCACCGAAACTTGGTGCTACTTTTGTAGATTACATTATAACGCTTCATGAAGGCGGGGGAAACAAACAGGGATTTGGTGGACAGGAAGATATTGAAACATTTGTATATGTTTTTGAAGGTAAAATAAAAGCGTTTGCAGATAGTGAGGAGTTTATCCTAGAGAGTGGAGGTTATTTATATTGTCCCCCGTCTGTACCTTTGTTTTTAGAAAATATTCAAAATGGGGATGCGAAACTTTTCCTTTACAAACAAAAGCATAAATCATTAGAGGGTCATATGCCATGGGTTGTATCAGGAAATTCGCATGATATTGAAGCAATTGATTATGAAGGGATGTCGAATATGCGACTACAGGATTTATTGCCAGCTGATCTTGCCTTCGATATGAATTTCCATATTCTTACCTTTGATCCGGCAGGCTGTCATCCGTTTATTGAAACACATGTACAACAGCATGGAGCTTATTTAATGTCTGGCGAAGGTGTATATAATTTGGACAACCGTTGGATACCGGTAAAAAAAGATGATTACATTTATATGGCGCCTTATTGCCTGCAAGCAACGTATGCTGTCGGCAGGGAAAAAATGTCCTACCTTTATTCCAAGGATTGTAACAGGGATGAAGATTTATAG
- the allD gene encoding ureidoglycolate dehydrogenase — translation MKLSKEKLHDLIKTKLNRAGLMESHASGVADVLVHADLRGVHSHGAMRVEYYAERIAKGGINANPEFQFEKTGPASGLFDGDNGAGHVAAKEAMDEAIVLARENGIGVVGVKRISHSGALSYFVQQAANEDLIALSVCQSDPMAVPFGGAEPYYGTNPIAFAAPGNEGKQITFDMATTVQAWGKILHARSKNESIPEDWAVNEKGEATTNPFEVQALLPIAGPKGYGLMMMVDILSGVLLGVPFGNKVSSMYHDLSAGRNLGQLHIVINPAYFTNLNDFKKNITNTMTDLNQIKPASGFDHVSYPGQRSAEREEKYKKDGIEIVDEVYAYLVSDKIHNNAYNHKDPFAT, via the coding sequence ATGAAGCTGTCAAAAGAAAAATTGCATGATCTTATAAAAACTAAACTGAACCGGGCAGGGTTAATGGAATCACATGCTAGTGGCGTTGCAGATGTACTTGTCCATGCTGATCTTAGGGGGGTCCATTCCCATGGGGCGATGCGAGTGGAATATTATGCAGAAAGAATTGCAAAAGGCGGGATTAATGCAAATCCTGAATTTCAATTCGAGAAAACCGGTCCAGCTTCCGGTTTATTTGATGGCGATAACGGGGCAGGGCATGTTGCAGCAAAAGAGGCAATGGACGAGGCCATCGTCCTTGCCAGGGAAAATGGCATAGGAGTTGTCGGCGTTAAGCGAATCAGCCATAGCGGAGCATTATCCTATTTTGTCCAGCAGGCTGCCAATGAAGATTTAATCGCCCTTTCTGTTTGTCAATCAGATCCAATGGCAGTACCGTTTGGCGGTGCTGAACCTTATTATGGGACTAATCCAATTGCATTTGCGGCGCCGGGCAATGAAGGAAAACAGATCACGTTTGACATGGCAACAACTGTTCAGGCTTGGGGCAAAATCCTGCACGCAAGATCAAAAAACGAATCCATTCCAGAGGATTGGGCTGTTAATGAAAAGGGTGAAGCAACAACTAATCCATTTGAGGTGCAGGCGTTATTACCAATTGCAGGTCCAAAAGGATATGGGTTGATGATGATGGTAGATATTTTATCTGGTGTTTTACTTGGGGTTCCATTTGGGAATAAAGTGTCATCAATGTATCATGATTTAAGTGCAGGCAGAAACTTGGGTCAACTTCATATTGTCATTAATCCAGCCTATTTTACAAATTTAAATGACTTCAAAAAAAATATAACGAATACCATGACCGACTTGAACCAGATTAAACCAGCATCAGGCTTTGATCATGTATCCTATCCCGGTCAGCGAAGTGCGGAGAGGGAGGAAAAATACAAAAAAGATGGAATAGAAATTGTCGATGAAGTCTATGCCTATCTTGTTTCCGATAAAATCCATAACAATGCCTACAATCACAAGGATCCATTTGCGACGTAG
- a CDS encoding sugar phosphate isomerase/epimerase family protein — protein sequence MKKGISDANFIPDLGTDKFLEAASKAGYEGVELNLREQGGDITTEMSGAKARKLVHLAEHYRIEIASLTTGLLNDFPLSSNDPSVRQKGMYIGEKLIDFASEMGVEIVQMTPGVTYAGTPYQISYERAKEAFMELGDKAAAAGITIGIENVCKKFLASPLEFNNFLNDINHQSVQVYFDNGNALATGYPEHYVNMLGDRFVSMHVKDFRLSVGDFVPIMEGDTNWPAMMSALNDIPYEGYLIATPPYPYPNCHYRHMEKFSQDLTTILNLIKINEKGETDTV from the coding sequence ATGAAAAAAGGTATAAGTGATGCGAACTTTATTCCCGATTTGGGGACGGATAAGTTTTTGGAAGCTGCAAGCAAAGCGGGTTACGAAGGTGTTGAGCTCAATTTACGTGAACAGGGTGGAGACATTACAACGGAAATGTCTGGAGCAAAAGCTAGAAAACTGGTGCATCTTGCAGAACATTATCGTATTGAAATAGCTAGTTTAACAACGGGATTACTCAATGACTTTCCACTATCCTCCAATGATCCGAGTGTTCGTCAAAAAGGAATGTATATTGGCGAAAAATTAATTGACTTTGCATCTGAAATGGGGGTAGAAATAGTGCAAATGACCCCAGGCGTAACTTATGCTGGCACTCCTTATCAAATATCTTATGAACGAGCGAAAGAGGCATTTATGGAATTGGGGGATAAAGCAGCAGCTGCCGGTATAACCATTGGAATCGAGAATGTTTGCAAAAAATTTTTGGCAAGTCCTTTGGAATTCAACAATTTTCTTAATGATATCAATCACCAATCTGTTCAGGTTTATTTTGACAATGGAAACGCCCTTGCAACAGGGTATCCTGAGCACTATGTCAATATGTTGGGAGATCGTTTCGTGTCTATGCATGTGAAGGATTTCCGGCTGTCGGTTGGAGATTTCGTCCCAATTATGGAAGGTGATACGAACTGGCCTGCCATGATGAGTGCACTAAATGATATCCCTTACGAAGGTTATCTGATTGCGACGCCACCTTATCCATATCCGAATTGCCATTACCGCCATATGGAGAAGTTCTCACAAGACTTAACAACGATCCTGAATTTGATCAAGATCAATGAAAAAGGGGAAACGGATACGGTTTAA
- the arcC gene encoding carbamate kinase, translated as MGKTIVIALGGNAILQSGQEGTYENQLNNIRKSSKFLAKLIKDGHRIMITHGNGPQVGNILRQNEEAADVVPSMPLDVLNSQSQGFIGYMLVDCLEKELITLGVDVPVVNLLTRVKVSIEDEDFKEPSKPIGMFYTEREAEELALEKGWDMREEFGRGWRRIVPSPKPLQILEAKTIQSLAEAGNVVIACGGGGIPVTTTADGMVEGVEAVIDKDRSSCQLAKEVNADIFMILTDVENVFVNYGTPEQMALQEISVDQLEHHVTQGQFTKGSMGPKVESALGYARQNGTAIICSLEKADAALLGKCGTIITKQRSRQILENK; from the coding sequence ATGGGGAAGACAATTGTTATTGCGCTCGGAGGAAATGCAATTTTACAAAGTGGACAGGAAGGAACATATGAGAATCAATTAAATAATATCCGAAAGAGCAGCAAGTTTTTGGCAAAATTAATAAAAGACGGTCACAGGATTATGATCACACACGGAAATGGACCACAAGTTGGAAATATTCTTCGTCAAAATGAAGAAGCTGCAGATGTCGTTCCAAGCATGCCTTTAGACGTTTTGAACAGTCAATCGCAAGGATTTATTGGCTATATGCTTGTTGATTGTCTGGAAAAAGAATTAATAACACTTGGAGTTGATGTTCCTGTTGTCAATCTATTAACTCGTGTTAAAGTATCTATAGAGGACGAAGATTTTAAAGAACCTTCAAAACCAATTGGCATGTTCTATACAGAAAGAGAAGCCGAAGAACTTGCGTTGGAAAAAGGGTGGGATATGAGAGAAGAATTTGGCCGTGGATGGCGAAGAATTGTTCCATCACCTAAACCATTACAAATTTTAGAAGCGAAAACGATTCAATCACTGGCAGAAGCGGGGAACGTTGTTATCGCTTGCGGCGGTGGCGGGATTCCTGTAACGACTACAGCAGACGGCATGGTTGAAGGAGTTGAAGCGGTAATTGATAAAGACCGCAGCAGCTGTCAGCTTGCCAAAGAAGTAAACGCTGATATTTTTATGATCTTAACAGATGTTGAAAATGTGTTTGTTAATTATGGTACACCGGAACAAATGGCATTACAAGAAATTTCGGTTGATCAATTGGAGCACCATGTTACCCAGGGTCAGTTTACTAAAGGAAGCATGGGGCCAAAAGTGGAATCAGCACTGGGATATGCCCGCCAAAATGGAACAGCAATTATTTGCTCTTTAGAAAAAGCTGATGCAGCACTACTTGGAAAATGCGGAACCATTATTACGAAACAGCGTTCGAGACAAATATTAGAAAATAAATAG
- a CDS encoding DNA topoisomerase III — protein sequence MSKTVVLAEKPSVGRDIARVLKCTKKGNGFMEGANYIVTWALGHLVTLADPEVYDDKYKTWKLDDLPMLPQHLKLVVMKKTGKQFNAVKTQLNRKDVKDVVIATDAGREGELVARWIIDKAHVKKPIKRLWISSVTDKAIRDGFNHLKPGSQFQNLYASAVARSEADWYVGLNATRALTTKFNAQLSSGRVQTPTLAMIDAREKEIQAFKPETFYGLEAKTQKGFKLIWRDAKNNSRIFSKDKADRLLEGVKNKPATVVSVDKTFKKKHAPQLYDLTELQRDANRIFNFSGKQTLSLMQKLYEQHKVLTYPRTDSRVISTDIVPTLKDRVKACGVDQYAKIAGKVLNRDFKLPKSVVDNSKVSDHHAIIPTEQPVVLADLSDQERKIYDLVVKRFLAVLSEPYEYEQTTIVAEIGKEHFTAKGKIVKKQGWKEIYDRSSAENEDDVDDQRLPAVKKGDVFTNLRLTRTSGETKPPERFTEGGLLQAMENPVRFMAKDERHLAGTINKTGGLGTVATRADIIEKLFNSQYMEMKGKHIFITSKGRQLLDLVPEKLQSPALTAEWEQKLGAIADGKLNKERFIAEMKEYAKEVVHEIKTSDATFKHDNMTGTKCPKCGKLMMEIKNRHGRMLVCQDRSCNGKKNIAKYTNARCPNCHKRMELRGEGEGQMFVCKCGHREKLSTFNQRKQQEKKNHVSKKDVNKYLKKQDDGFKNNALAEQLAKLKK from the coding sequence ATGAGTAAAACGGTTGTACTAGCAGAAAAACCGTCTGTCGGCAGAGATATTGCCCGAGTATTAAAATGTACGAAAAAAGGAAATGGTTTCATGGAAGGCGCTAATTATATTGTGACCTGGGCGCTTGGACATTTGGTAACCTTAGCTGATCCAGAGGTTTATGATGATAAATATAAAACATGGAAACTGGACGACCTGCCAATGCTTCCACAACATTTGAAGTTGGTTGTGATGAAAAAAACCGGCAAACAATTTAATGCTGTAAAAACACAGTTGAACCGAAAAGACGTAAAAGATGTAGTGATTGCTACAGATGCAGGGCGGGAGGGAGAACTTGTTGCCCGCTGGATTATTGATAAGGCACATGTAAAAAAGCCAATTAAACGGCTATGGATTTCATCCGTTACCGATAAAGCAATTCGTGACGGATTTAACCATTTAAAACCGGGAAGCCAATTTCAAAATCTGTATGCATCAGCAGTTGCCCGCTCGGAAGCGGATTGGTATGTAGGATTGAATGCGACCCGTGCATTGACAACCAAATTTAACGCACAATTATCAAGTGGCCGGGTACAGACTCCGACACTGGCAATGATCGATGCCAGAGAAAAAGAAATTCAAGCATTTAAACCAGAAACATTTTATGGACTGGAAGCTAAAACACAAAAAGGCTTCAAATTAATCTGGCGGGATGCGAAAAATAATAGCCGGATATTCTCCAAAGACAAGGCGGATCGTCTGTTGGAAGGGGTCAAAAATAAACCGGCAACCGTTGTAAGTGTGGATAAGACGTTCAAAAAAAAGCACGCGCCGCAGCTATATGACTTGACTGAATTACAGCGTGATGCCAACCGGATTTTCAACTTTTCTGGAAAACAAACACTGTCACTCATGCAGAAATTATATGAACAACATAAAGTGCTTACCTATCCACGGACCGATTCACGGGTCATCTCAACGGATATTGTTCCGACATTGAAGGATCGGGTTAAGGCATGTGGTGTTGACCAATACGCCAAAATTGCCGGAAAAGTGTTAAACCGGGACTTCAAGTTGCCAAAATCAGTAGTGGATAATAGCAAGGTGTCTGATCACCATGCTATCATTCCAACCGAACAGCCGGTGGTGCTTGCAGATTTAAGTGATCAGGAACGAAAAATATACGACTTGGTTGTCAAACGCTTTTTAGCAGTACTTTCAGAGCCGTATGAATATGAACAAACAACCATTGTCGCTGAAATTGGCAAAGAACATTTCACTGCCAAAGGAAAAATTGTCAAGAAACAAGGCTGGAAGGAAATTTATGATAGAAGTAGTGCTGAAAACGAAGATGATGTGGATGATCAGCGCTTGCCGGCTGTGAAAAAAGGTGATGTGTTTACTAATTTACGGTTGACCAGGACAAGTGGCGAAACGAAACCACCAGAACGTTTTACTGAAGGCGGATTACTGCAAGCGATGGAAAATCCCGTTCGCTTTATGGCCAAGGATGAACGGCATTTAGCTGGCACGATCAATAAAACCGGTGGACTGGGAACCGTTGCGACCCGTGCCGATATTATTGAAAAATTATTCAATAGCCAGTATATGGAAATGAAAGGGAAGCATATTTTTATCACTTCTAAAGGACGGCAGTTGCTCGATTTGGTACCGGAAAAGTTGCAATCCCCAGCTTTAACTGCAGAATGGGAACAAAAACTTGGTGCAATTGCGGATGGTAAATTGAATAAAGAACGCTTTATTGCCGAAATGAAGGAATATGCCAAAGAGGTTGTGCACGAGATCAAGACAAGTGACGCGACTTTCAAGCATGATAACATGACCGGTACCAAGTGCCCGAAATGTGGAAAACTGATGATGGAAATTAAAAATAGACATGGTCGTATGCTTGTTTGTCAGGATCGGTCATGTAACGGTAAAAAGAATATCGCCAAATATACCAATGCACGTTGCCCTAATTGCCATAAGCGCATGGAACTACGCGGTGAAGGGGAAGGACAAATGTTTGTTTGTAAATGTGGACACAGAGAAAAGCTGTCAACCTTCAACCAGCGTAAACAACAAGAGAAAAAGAATCATGTATCCAAAAAAGACGTCAACAAGTATTTGAAAAAACAGGATGATGGATTTAAAAATAATGCACTTGCCGAACAACTGGCGAAGTTGAAAAAATAA
- a CDS encoding pyridoxal-phosphate-dependent aminotransferase family protein, translating to MEYQELNLPSRTIMTPGPVEADPRVLRALSTPIIGQFDPQFLNLMDETSDLLRYVFQTSNHRAFPVDGTSRSGLEAVLTSIIEPGDKVLVPVFGRFGYLLTEMVDRAGGQTHMMEAEWGQVYDPQDVIAEIKKINPKVVAVVHGETSTGRMQPLEEIGAFCRENDILFVVDAVATLAGVEFNTDEWNVDAVITGTQKCLAVPTGMAPLTYNDRIEEILLARKKIERGLSYDAVNDKKVQSNYFDLSQIQDYWSPDRLNHHTESTTMLYALREGLRVIKEEGIKSRIDRHTKHGKALSLGLKAMGVELFGEEENKLPVVTIVKVPEGISEQAVRQTMLNQFGIEIAGAFGPLKGKVWRIGSMGYSSRKNNILRVLSALESTLTYFGAKVNKGDAVQATLEYYAEADNPVIYKV from the coding sequence ATGGAATATCAAGAATTAAATTTGCCGTCCAGAACGATTATGACACCTGGTCCGGTAGAGGCTGACCCGCGTGTTTTAAGGGCACTCTCTACTCCGATTATCGGACAATTTGACCCGCAATTTTTAAATTTAATGGATGAAACGTCAGATCTTTTGCGTTATGTTTTTCAAACGTCCAACCATCGAGCATTTCCAGTTGATGGTACTTCGCGATCCGGACTCGAGGCTGTTCTTACCAGTATTATAGAGCCGGGGGATAAAGTGCTTGTTCCTGTGTTTGGTCGTTTCGGTTATTTGCTGACCGAAATGGTGGATCGTGCAGGTGGACAAACACATATGATGGAGGCGGAATGGGGTCAAGTGTATGACCCACAGGATGTAATAGCCGAGATTAAGAAAATAAACCCAAAAGTAGTTGCTGTTGTCCACGGGGAAACATCGACTGGACGCATGCAGCCCCTTGAAGAAATTGGTGCGTTTTGCCGGGAAAATGATATCTTGTTTGTAGTAGATGCGGTAGCAACGCTTGCTGGTGTTGAATTTAATACAGATGAATGGAATGTAGATGCCGTAATCACAGGGACACAAAAATGTCTTGCTGTCCCAACTGGAATGGCACCCCTTACTTACAATGATCGTATAGAGGAAATCTTACTGGCACGTAAAAAGATTGAACGCGGCTTATCATATGATGCGGTGAACGACAAAAAAGTCCAGAGTAACTACTTTGATTTAAGCCAAATCCAGGATTACTGGTCCCCTGACCGTTTAAATCACCATACTGAATCAACAACCATGCTATATGCTTTGCGTGAAGGTTTGCGTGTGATAAAGGAGGAGGGGATAAAGAGTCGTATTGACCGTCACACCAAGCACGGGAAGGCGCTGTCTTTAGGGTTGAAAGCAATGGGGGTAGAGTTATTTGGCGAAGAAGAAAATAAACTGCCTGTTGTTACCATTGTGAAGGTTCCTGAAGGGATAAGTGAACAGGCAGTGCGACAAACCATGCTAAACCAATTTGGCATAGAGATTGCCGGGGCATTTGGGCCACTAAAAGGAAAAGTATGGCGAATCGGCTCCATGGGTTATAGCAGCAGAAAAAACAACATTTTACGTGTTCTTAGTGCGTTAGAATCAACGTTGACCTACTTTGGTGCAAAGGTAAACAAGGGTGACGCAGTACAGGCAACATTAGAATATTATGCAGAAGCGGACAACCCTGTTATTTATAAAGTTTAA